In Gordonia iterans, the following proteins share a genomic window:
- a CDS encoding glycoside hydrolase family 3 N-terminal domain-containing protein: protein MHRTSGVAGFRRGAVRLFSAAIGAALLVSCGTDAEQASPASSPVVSSPSSSVAVSSSEPAPAGCGAPELARLTLRQKLAQRLVVGVTGAADARQVVADEQVGGIFIGSWTDLSMLTDGSAKKIAESADVPLMVSVDQEGGRVARLSSLGIDLPSAREVAAGATPAQVRAQARQAGEAMAKLGITVDYAPVVDVSSQNDDAVIGDRSYSADPKVVAEYAGAFARGLQDAGIMPVYKHFPGHGHSSGDSHTGAVRTPPLSELKNTDLAPYRTLLKNPGDAGVMMGHLIVPGLTAPDTPASISPRAINLLRTGTGYDAPPFDGVIFSDDLSGMKAITDKYSIDRAVLRAFQAGLDIGLWLSTDAVSKVLNTLEAAVKSGKLRRDRVDASVVRILRAKGVLDC, encoded by the coding sequence ATGCATAGAACCTCGGGAGTCGCCGGATTCCGGCGTGGCGCCGTCCGACTGTTCAGTGCGGCGATCGGCGCGGCTCTCCTGGTGAGCTGCGGCACGGACGCGGAGCAGGCGTCGCCGGCGTCGTCGCCGGTGGTCTCCTCCCCGTCGTCGTCGGTGGCCGTATCCAGTTCGGAACCGGCGCCGGCCGGCTGTGGTGCACCCGAACTGGCGAGGCTCACCTTGCGGCAGAAGCTTGCCCAGCGCCTCGTCGTGGGAGTGACCGGCGCCGCCGATGCACGGCAGGTGGTCGCCGACGAGCAGGTCGGCGGCATCTTCATCGGAAGCTGGACCGACCTGTCGATGCTGACCGACGGGTCGGCGAAGAAGATCGCCGAATCGGCGGATGTGCCGCTGATGGTGTCGGTGGATCAGGAGGGCGGTCGGGTCGCGCGCCTGTCTTCGCTCGGAATCGACCTGCCGTCGGCACGCGAGGTCGCGGCCGGTGCGACGCCGGCCCAGGTACGCGCGCAGGCGCGCCAGGCCGGCGAGGCGATGGCGAAGCTCGGCATCACCGTCGACTACGCGCCGGTGGTCGACGTCTCGTCCCAGAACGATGACGCGGTGATCGGCGACCGCTCCTATTCGGCGGACCCGAAGGTGGTGGCCGAGTACGCGGGCGCGTTCGCGCGGGGCCTGCAAGACGCGGGGATCATGCCGGTCTACAAGCACTTCCCAGGCCACGGCCACTCCTCCGGCGACTCGCACACCGGTGCGGTCCGCACGCCGCCGCTGTCGGAGCTGAAGAACACCGACCTGGCGCCGTACCGGACCTTGCTCAAGAACCCGGGCGATGCGGGAGTGATGATGGGGCACCTGATCGTGCCCGGCCTCACCGCACCGGACACCCCAGCCAGCATCAGTCCGCGCGCGATCAACCTGTTGCGCACGGGGACCGGGTACGACGCCCCGCCCTTCGACGGAGTGATCTTCTCCGACGACCTCTCCGGGATGAAGGCCATCACCGACAAGTACTCGATCGACCGGGCGGTGCTGCGCGCCTTCCAGGCCGGTTTGGACATCGGCCTGTGGCTGTCGACCGACGCGGTGAGTAAGGTTCTCAACACCCTCGAAGCCGCGGTGAAGTCCGGAAAGCTCCGGCGTGATCGGGTCGATGCCTCGGTGGTGCGGATTCTGCGCGCCAAAGGGGTGCTGGACTGCTGA
- a CDS encoding DUF2613 domain-containing protein, which translates to MMRDRLIYGAVAAAAGLIVGVGAIFLAGSLAAENSPATDVNSFNAENGFVEGSVQYGTRSGDAGSQH; encoded by the coding sequence ATGATGCGTGACCGACTGATCTATGGCGCTGTCGCCGCCGCGGCTGGCCTGATCGTGGGTGTGGGCGCGATTTTCCTGGCCGGCTCGCTGGCCGCCGAGAATTCGCCCGCCACCGACGTGAACAGCTTCAACGCCGAGAACGGCTTTGTTGAGGGCTCCGTGCAGTACGGCACCCGCAGCGGAGACGCCGGCTCACAGCACTGA
- a CDS encoding alpha-(1->3)-arabinofuranosyltransferase domain-containing protein, translating into MADRLLTRRDVSVVALLALLFSFWQAPGRIAPDTKLDLTADPVGFLARAAHLWSPDAPMGQVQNQAYGYFFPHGAFFALGDLLALPGWVTQRLWWALLLTIGFVGLVRLAEALRIGSFASRLLAAAVFATSPRVLTTLGSISSETLPLMLAPWVLVPMVRALDATEPTERPLWQEAFRSACAVALMGAVNAVATAAAAGVAVAWWLFGLLRRETDRARSGRRLIFGAWWALGLALACLWWLVPLLLMSRLSPPFLDFIESARVTTEWSSLTEVLRGTSSWTPFVSSERAAGAVLVSEPAAVVATGILAAAGLAGLAMRRMPHRRRLIALLLIGLLVMCLGYPGSLGSPIAENYRAFLDGAGAPLRNLHKFDAFVRIPIALGIAHLLARVTVTVPSSRTATDPRPPAKYSVRAQQGLAAALVVVVAAISAGTLAWTGGIAPPGSYRAIPGYWQETADWLADQERDSPAPARALVVPGAPFADQLWGLTRDEPLQPTARTPWAVRDAIPLTPPGAIRAMDAVQRDLAAGRGSPGLAPTLAAQGVGYLVLRADLDPTTSRSARPLLVAQALRDSPGISRAATFGPPTAPPAQEGFVVDNGLRPEMPAVTVYRVDAATGGTGPRLTPLDEMPRVAGGAESILAVNIARARAGLPPLGPSLLAGDAERAGLGRGPGLIVTDTPANRETDFGRVDDHSSAIRSPGDPRLTKNDVADYPVEGQPLVEAQWLLDEEPDRVDVRTSGSAADATQPGRTSPGSSAAAAFDGDPDTAWVSRSLDSAVGQWLAIEFDEPVANLALTVTTAQALGADVSTVLVSTDAGSTVAHGLEPGQPTRIIAPSAPTRRVEIRAIETENGSGGNQFALAEVELSDAATGQTISLRQRVLLPETGGPVLGWYLGPELRERADCVVDAQGRVRCAAALGLASETPGVFSRALWVPDETAVTPSVVLRPVPGAALNRLLAGSGRIWAEGPSAVTDVRGNASAAVDGDPATAWIAPEPTDSKSRRPTLTVHLPRTTEVTGLRLRRADGYPAAPEKVSVDLGDGPQRVDVGRDGDVALNPARTRTVKITVTDTEDLLDTNDLGFTTRAPVGLSEVQVIGPRGPVDSASFDPDRPVVIGCDTDPAGDYGLGLTASGRLIRLQVKTTAGALRDREPVLATPCPGPQLRLPEGRQEVAVNPGQAFAVDALELIAPPRPTPPVTASPPIQEWTATQRSVVVKPGGTPRVLSVPESTNPGWRATLNGEVLEPVTVDGWQQGWVIPAGAGGTVALTYPLDGPYRWTLALGLALVAVLFTAACLPLRRRAGPGRHRADQHGVDPDTADRPATLTRAVGFVAAVSGVGALWLLGGWFGLLIGAATGAATWWFARAGRVIAVFTAMAAATLLLAAGPWHSGMPYTGYDASTQGAALAALGLLLATAILPLRRPHDPPHAPD; encoded by the coding sequence ATGGCCGACCGGCTGCTCACGCGGCGAGACGTCTCGGTAGTCGCACTCCTCGCGCTCCTCTTCTCGTTCTGGCAAGCGCCCGGGCGGATCGCACCGGACACCAAGCTCGATCTCACCGCTGACCCGGTCGGCTTTCTGGCGCGCGCCGCGCACCTCTGGTCCCCGGACGCCCCGATGGGGCAGGTGCAGAACCAGGCCTACGGCTACTTCTTTCCGCACGGCGCATTCTTCGCGCTGGGCGATCTGCTCGCCCTGCCCGGCTGGGTGACCCAGCGGCTCTGGTGGGCACTGCTCCTGACGATCGGCTTCGTGGGTCTGGTCCGGCTGGCCGAAGCGCTCCGGATCGGTTCGTTTGCGTCTCGGCTGCTCGCCGCCGCCGTCTTCGCGACCTCGCCGCGAGTCCTCACCACTCTCGGCAGCATCTCCTCGGAGACGCTGCCGCTGATGCTGGCTCCCTGGGTGCTGGTGCCGATGGTCCGAGCGTTGGACGCCACGGAGCCCACCGAGCGACCGCTGTGGCAGGAGGCCTTCCGATCGGCGTGCGCCGTGGCGCTGATGGGTGCGGTGAACGCCGTCGCCACCGCCGCCGCCGCCGGTGTCGCCGTGGCCTGGTGGCTGTTCGGACTGCTCCGCCGAGAGACCGACCGCGCACGATCGGGGCGCCGTTTGATCTTCGGCGCCTGGTGGGCGCTCGGACTCGCGCTCGCGTGCCTGTGGTGGTTGGTTCCGTTGCTGTTGATGTCCCGGCTGTCGCCGCCGTTTCTGGACTTCATCGAGTCGGCCCGAGTGACGACGGAGTGGAGCTCGCTGACCGAGGTGTTGCGCGGGACCAGTTCGTGGACGCCGTTCGTCTCGTCCGAACGCGCCGCAGGCGCGGTGTTGGTCTCCGAACCCGCCGCCGTGGTGGCGACCGGGATCCTGGCCGCCGCCGGGCTCGCCGGACTCGCGATGCGGCGGATGCCGCACCGGCGGCGGCTGATCGCACTGCTGCTCATCGGGCTGCTGGTGATGTGCCTGGGCTACCCCGGCTCATTGGGATCTCCGATCGCCGAGAACTACCGGGCGTTCCTGGACGGCGCCGGTGCGCCGCTCCGGAATCTGCACAAGTTCGACGCCTTCGTCCGCATTCCGATCGCCCTCGGGATCGCCCATCTCCTCGCACGGGTGACCGTCACCGTGCCGTCGTCGCGGACGGCCACGGATCCACGCCCTCCCGCGAAGTACTCGGTGCGCGCGCAGCAAGGTCTCGCGGCGGCCCTGGTGGTCGTGGTCGCGGCGATCTCGGCGGGCACGCTGGCCTGGACCGGCGGCATCGCCCCGCCGGGCAGCTACCGCGCGATACCCGGCTACTGGCAGGAGACGGCCGACTGGCTGGCCGACCAGGAACGCGACTCGCCGGCCCCGGCCCGGGCGCTGGTGGTGCCCGGCGCACCGTTCGCCGACCAGCTCTGGGGGCTGACGCGCGACGAACCACTGCAACCCACGGCGCGCACGCCGTGGGCGGTGCGGGACGCCATCCCCCTCACGCCGCCCGGCGCGATCCGGGCGATGGACGCGGTCCAGCGTGACCTCGCCGCCGGCCGCGGGTCGCCCGGTCTCGCCCCCACGCTGGCCGCGCAGGGTGTCGGTTACCTGGTGCTGCGTGCCGATCTCGATCCGACCACCTCACGATCGGCGCGGCCCCTGCTCGTCGCCCAGGCACTGCGCGATTCCCCCGGTATCAGCCGCGCCGCCACCTTCGGACCGCCTACCGCGCCGCCCGCGCAAGAAGGCTTCGTCGTGGACAACGGCCTGCGTCCGGAGATGCCCGCGGTCACCGTGTACCGCGTCGATGCCGCGACCGGCGGCACCGGCCCACGGCTCACACCGCTCGACGAGATGCCGAGAGTGGCCGGCGGCGCCGAGTCGATCCTCGCGGTCAACATCGCGCGAGCCAGGGCCGGGTTGCCGCCGCTGGGGCCGTCGTTGCTGGCCGGCGATGCGGAGCGCGCAGGCCTTGGCCGCGGCCCCGGGCTGATCGTCACCGACACCCCGGCGAACCGGGAGACCGACTTCGGGCGGGTCGACGACCACTCCTCCGCGATCCGATCACCGGGCGACCCGCGCCTCACCAAGAACGACGTCGCCGACTATCCGGTCGAAGGTCAGCCGCTGGTCGAGGCGCAGTGGCTGCTCGACGAGGAACCCGACCGGGTCGACGTGCGCACCAGCGGCTCGGCGGCGGATGCCACGCAACCGGGACGAACCTCGCCCGGGTCGTCCGCCGCGGCGGCCTTCGACGGCGATCCGGACACCGCATGGGTCAGCCGCAGTCTCGACTCGGCCGTCGGGCAGTGGCTGGCGATCGAGTTCGACGAGCCGGTCGCGAACCTCGCGCTGACTGTGACCACCGCGCAGGCCCTCGGTGCGGATGTGAGCACCGTGCTGGTGAGCACCGATGCCGGCAGCACCGTCGCCCACGGACTCGAACCCGGCCAGCCCACCCGGATCATCGCACCGTCGGCGCCCACTCGGCGAGTGGAGATCCGGGCGATCGAGACCGAGAACGGTTCGGGCGGCAACCAATTCGCACTCGCCGAGGTGGAACTGTCCGACGCAGCCACCGGGCAGACGATCAGTCTCCGCCAGCGCGTGCTGCTCCCGGAGACCGGCGGCCCGGTCCTGGGCTGGTACCTCGGGCCCGAGCTGCGGGAACGTGCCGACTGCGTCGTCGACGCCCAGGGCCGGGTTCGCTGCGCGGCCGCCCTCGGACTCGCCTCCGAGACGCCGGGCGTCTTCAGCCGGGCGCTGTGGGTACCGGACGAGACGGCGGTGACGCCGTCGGTGGTCCTGCGTCCGGTGCCGGGCGCGGCCCTGAACCGGCTGCTGGCCGGGTCCGGCCGGATCTGGGCCGAGGGGCCGTCCGCGGTGACCGATGTCCGCGGCAACGCGTCCGCCGCCGTCGACGGTGACCCGGCCACCGCCTGGATCGCACCCGAGCCGACCGACTCGAAGTCCCGCCGACCGACATTGACCGTGCATCTGCCGCGGACCACCGAGGTGACCGGCCTGCGGCTGCGCCGCGCCGACGGCTACCCGGCCGCACCGGAGAAGGTGAGTGTGGACCTCGGCGACGGGCCGCAGCGCGTCGACGTCGGCCGCGACGGCGACGTAGCCCTGAACCCTGCTCGCACCCGGACCGTGAAGATCACCGTCACCGACACCGAGGACCTCCTGGACACCAACGACCTCGGCTTCACCACGCGGGCGCCCGTCGGGCTCAGCGAGGTGCAGGTGATCGGGCCGCGCGGCCCGGTCGACTCGGCGTCGTTCGATCCCGACCGACCGGTGGTGATCGGCTGTGACACCGACCCGGCGGGCGACTACGGCCTCGGCCTGACGGCGTCCGGCCGGCTGATCCGACTGCAGGTGAAGACCACCGCGGGCGCGCTGCGCGACCGCGAACCGGTGCTGGCCACCCCGTGCCCCGGCCCACAGCTCCGGCTGCCGGAGGGCCGCCAGGAGGTGGCGGTCAATCCCGGGCAGGCGTTCGCCGTCGACGCCCTGGAACTGATCGCCCCACCCCGGCCGACGCCGCCGGTCACCGCGTCGCCCCCGATTCAGGAGTGGACCGCGACGCAGCGCAGCGTGGTGGTGAAGCCCGGCGGCACACCGCGGGTCCTGTCGGTACCGGAGAGCACCAACCCGGGATGGCGGGCCACCCTGAACGGCGAGGTCCTGGAGCCGGTGACGGTCGACGGATGGCAGCAGGGGTGGGTGATCCCGGCGGGCGCCGGGGGCACCGTGGCCCTGACCTATCCTCTCGACGGACCGTACCGGTGGACCCTCGCCCTCGGGCTCGCGCTGGTCGCGGTCTTGTTCACGGCAGCCTGCCTGCCGCTGCGACGCCGGGCCGGGCCCGGCCGCCACCGCGCGGATCAACACGGGGTCGATCCAGACACGGCCGATCGCCCGGCCACCCTGACGCGCGCCGTCGGGTTCGTCGCCGCGGTGTCCGGAGTGGGCGCCCTGTGGCTGCTGGGCGGCTGGTTTGGTCTGCTCATCGGCGCCGCAACCGGTGCTGCGACGTGGTGGTTCGCGCGTGCGGGCCGGGTGATCGCCGTGTTCACTGCGATGGCGGCCGCCACGTTGCTCCTCGCGGCGGGACCGTGGCACTCGGGGATGCCCTACACCGGCTACGACGCGTCCACGCAGGGGGCCGCACTGGCTGCGCTCGGATTGCTGCTCGCGACGGCGATCCTGCCGCTGCGACGACCGCACGATCCGCCGCACGCGCCGGACTGA
- a CDS encoding acyltransferase family protein, which yields MTTTETLAPTYRRYFPQLEGMRAVAAVGVLTTHVAFQTRAVEWPVLGPILGRLDLAVALFFALSGFLLWRPWAAAARHPDIPEPPVMRYLRHRFVRIWPAYTVAVVAVFLLLPQARGASLEVWLANLTLTQVFFPLTLAPGLTQMWSLSVEVTFYLLLPVIGFALAVLRGPRARLRIPLLFALGVLSLGWAWVVTAVGLPEGVEGKNWVFGHLPWFLAGLILAELTATVELAGDAEPSPLVRRAAGLSANRPLMLGVAVVFYGLACTPLGGPVGLGDLNNWQYVGKMVFGAVAAYAVLAPLVCSAGPFRFLNSVPMTMMGWWSYGIFIWHLAVLTCVFGLFGIPAFNGQFVTVWLLTVVLTLGVSAASYAFLEDPCRRALNGWERRRQTFRQAQGAGGRAEGVGRAGSSAR from the coding sequence ATGACCACCACCGAGACGCTCGCTCCTACCTACCGCCGCTACTTTCCACAATTGGAAGGCATGCGCGCGGTTGCGGCGGTCGGCGTGCTCACCACCCACGTGGCGTTCCAGACCCGGGCCGTCGAATGGCCGGTGCTCGGTCCGATTCTGGGTCGCCTGGACCTGGCGGTGGCCCTCTTTTTCGCGTTGTCGGGCTTCCTGCTGTGGCGGCCGTGGGCGGCCGCGGCGCGTCACCCGGACATTCCCGAACCGCCGGTGATGCGCTACCTGCGCCACCGCTTCGTCCGTATCTGGCCGGCGTACACCGTCGCCGTCGTCGCGGTGTTCCTGCTGCTCCCGCAGGCGCGCGGCGCCTCCCTGGAGGTCTGGCTCGCGAATCTGACGCTCACCCAGGTCTTTTTCCCGTTGACCCTGGCACCGGGCCTGACCCAGATGTGGAGTCTCTCGGTGGAGGTGACCTTCTACCTGCTGCTGCCGGTGATCGGGTTCGCGTTGGCCGTCCTCCGCGGTCCGCGGGCGCGGCTGCGGATCCCGCTGCTGTTCGCCCTCGGCGTGCTCAGTCTCGGCTGGGCGTGGGTGGTGACCGCGGTCGGGCTGCCCGAGGGCGTCGAGGGCAAGAACTGGGTCTTCGGGCACCTGCCCTGGTTTCTGGCCGGGCTGATTCTGGCCGAGCTCACGGCGACAGTCGAGCTCGCCGGCGACGCGGAGCCGTCTCCACTGGTGCGGCGGGCCGCGGGACTGTCCGCCAACCGGCCGCTCATGCTCGGCGTCGCGGTGGTCTTCTACGGGCTGGCGTGCACGCCGCTGGGCGGGCCGGTGGGCCTCGGCGACCTGAACAACTGGCAGTACGTGGGCAAGATGGTCTTCGGGGCGGTCGCCGCCTATGCGGTGCTGGCCCCGCTGGTGTGTTCGGCGGGACCGTTCCGGTTCCTGAACTCAGTGCCGATGACGATGATGGGCTGGTGGAGCTACGGCATCTTCATCTGGCATCTGGCGGTGCTCACCTGCGTCTTCGGCCTGTTCGGGATTCCTGCGTTCAACGGGCAGTTCGTCACCGTGTGGCTCCTGACGGTGGTGCTGACCCTCGGCGTCTCGGCAGCCAGTTACGCCTTCCTCGAGGACCCCTGCCGCCGGGCTCTCAACGGCTGGGAGCGACGTCGTCAGACCTTTCGACAAGCTCAAGGGGCTGGTGGACGGGCTGAAGGGGTTGGCAGGGCCGGGTCGTCAGCTCGTTGA
- a CDS encoding DUF3068 domain-containing protein — translation MPDQRPRLSTRDLIGPVLVFFGALLVAVAFAIGPLVADGLRKVPLSVDQTWVSDGADGARALDRCSLQAPQARVVEARIQQQRRVVAVRPADADVVTLQAGTALGIDEYLIDGRPVDTEDACDETTITAMVDRVTLNRRTASPTGNSEVQYDDERAATVIDDRRGYTYLLPFGFDADRAEYFDPVTRQALPMTPTGSETMGGRDVTRFSVTVPLTDLGAAEQDPRAVITKPARWFGRFPGVGPTDELTATLQHRAQRELFVDTATGVLVAERAEISEVFRFTPDLRERNRALADFALTNLEVTLSPDRQTVRESSEYASSRAWPVTVTTRVVPVVAGVLGAVLLVIGGWVLVRSGRRTQPPDADSSGSGADEDAPDPERPRGAPPATPTGPRTD, via the coding sequence ATGCCCGACCAGCGACCGCGCCTGTCCACGCGCGACCTGATCGGCCCGGTTCTGGTGTTCTTCGGCGCTCTGCTGGTGGCCGTGGCCTTCGCGATCGGTCCGCTGGTCGCCGACGGCCTGCGCAAGGTGCCGCTGAGCGTCGATCAGACCTGGGTGTCCGACGGCGCGGACGGCGCCCGCGCGCTGGACCGCTGTTCGCTGCAGGCTCCGCAGGCCCGCGTGGTCGAGGCGAGGATCCAGCAGCAGCGCCGGGTCGTGGCGGTCCGGCCCGCCGACGCCGACGTCGTGACCTTGCAGGCCGGCACTGCGCTCGGCATCGACGAGTACCTGATCGACGGACGACCCGTGGACACCGAGGACGCCTGCGACGAGACGACGATCACCGCGATGGTCGACCGCGTGACGCTGAACCGCCGGACCGCCTCGCCCACCGGCAACTCCGAGGTGCAATACGACGACGAACGCGCCGCCACGGTGATCGACGACCGCCGCGGCTACACCTATCTGCTTCCGTTCGGCTTCGATGCGGATCGTGCCGAGTACTTCGATCCGGTCACCCGGCAGGCCCTGCCGATGACGCCGACCGGTTCGGAGACCATGGGCGGCCGCGACGTGACCCGCTTCTCGGTGACCGTGCCGCTGACCGACCTCGGCGCGGCGGAGCAGGATCCGCGCGCAGTCATCACCAAGCCTGCCCGCTGGTTCGGCCGCTTCCCCGGCGTCGGCCCGACCGACGAACTGACGGCAACCCTGCAGCATCGCGCCCAGCGGGAGCTGTTCGTCGACACCGCGACCGGGGTGCTGGTGGCCGAGCGCGCCGAGATCTCCGAAGTCTTCCGCTTCACTCCCGACCTGCGGGAGCGGAATCGGGCGCTCGCCGACTTCGCCCTGACCAACCTGGAGGTCACCCTGTCCCCGGACCGGCAGACCGTCCGGGAATCGTCGGAGTACGCCTCGAGCCGCGCCTGGCCGGTCACCGTCACCACCCGGGTGGTCCCGGTCGTGGCAGGCGTGCTGGGAGCGGTCCTGCTGGTGATCGGCGGCTGGGTCCTGGTCCGGTCCGGCCGGCGCACGCAGCCGCCGGACGCCGACTCGTCCGGATCCGGAGCCGATGAGGACGCACCCGACCCCGAGCGGCCGCGCGGCGCTCCGCCGGCGACCCCGACCGGTCCGCGCACCGATTGA
- a CDS encoding polysaccharide biosynthesis protein: MTAVDGGSGRSTVRSLGVVTAGSLVANLLAYVVQVPASRILGPAGYGEFAVLLAAMLVMAVPALALQSVVARELVRGSDRRRLWRLIAVVTVIVAVASVGAAFAMMAIADTGAGPAFAAMAGAAPLAVIAGGQGFIQGDGRFGLLGGVLAGVGVLRSVPVIVAVLLGGGPAAALAAGTVGTAAAALAVGVVASGGWSRVGRSGVPDQAGGAAPDSAGRGRVSATSVLWASGVQLVIIVAVSIDLLLSRTVLSAADAGVYALGAVATKAAFWLPQAVGVVVYPRLADPLRSTAALRSASRVLAGIGAAVTAAAAAAGPLVPVVVSADYRPIAGLLWLFALTGAMLAVLQLLLLAAIARDRSRGGLPASVVLLIEVVLILTLADSVLSLAVIAAVCAAVSVVVTYRWIALTGGAPQDS, from the coding sequence ATGACAGCGGTCGACGGCGGGAGTGGGCGTTCGACGGTCCGTTCCCTCGGAGTCGTGACCGCAGGCTCATTGGTGGCCAATCTCCTCGCCTACGTCGTGCAGGTGCCGGCCAGCCGGATCCTCGGCCCGGCCGGATACGGCGAGTTCGCCGTGCTGCTCGCGGCGATGCTGGTGATGGCGGTCCCGGCCCTGGCTCTGCAGAGTGTGGTCGCTCGCGAACTGGTCCGTGGAAGCGACCGTCGAAGGCTGTGGCGGTTGATCGCGGTGGTCACGGTGATCGTCGCGGTGGCCTCGGTGGGCGCCGCATTCGCGATGATGGCGATCGCCGACACCGGCGCCGGTCCCGCGTTCGCGGCGATGGCCGGCGCCGCTCCGCTCGCGGTGATCGCCGGAGGCCAGGGGTTCATTCAGGGAGACGGCCGATTCGGATTGCTCGGCGGCGTCCTCGCCGGCGTCGGTGTCCTGCGCAGCGTGCCGGTGATCGTCGCCGTGCTGCTCGGCGGCGGACCGGCCGCGGCCCTGGCGGCCGGAACCGTCGGCACGGCGGCGGCGGCGCTCGCCGTCGGGGTGGTCGCGTCCGGCGGGTGGTCACGGGTCGGGCGAAGCGGCGTTCCGGACCAAGCGGGAGGTGCGGCGCCGGATTCGGCGGGCCGCGGTCGAGTGTCGGCGACGTCGGTGCTGTGGGCGTCGGGTGTGCAGTTGGTGATCATCGTGGCCGTCTCGATCGATCTGCTGCTCTCGCGCACGGTGCTGAGCGCCGCCGACGCGGGTGTCTACGCGCTCGGAGCAGTCGCGACCAAGGCGGCGTTCTGGCTTCCGCAAGCCGTCGGCGTCGTCGTGTACCCGCGTCTGGCCGATCCGCTGCGCTCGACTGCGGCGCTGCGGTCGGCGTCCCGCGTACTGGCCGGAATCGGCGCCGCGGTGACGGCGGCCGCGGCTGCGGCCGGACCGCTGGTGCCCGTCGTGGTCTCGGCGGACTACCGCCCGATCGCAGGTCTGCTGTGGCTGTTCGCGCTCACCGGCGCGATGCTCGCCGTGCTGCAGCTGCTGCTGCTGGCGGCGATCGCCCGCGATCGCTCCCGGGGCGGCCTGCCGGCATCGGTGGTGCTGCTGATCGAGGTGGTGCTGATTCTGACCCTCGCCGACTCGGTCCTGTCGCTCGCGGTGATCGCCGCGGTCTGCGCGGCGGTGTCGGTCGTCGTCACCTATCGGTGGATCGCACTCACCGGCGGAGCACCGCAGGACAGCTGA
- a CDS encoding HpcH/HpaI aldolase/citrate lyase family protein produces the protein MYDTDSPTEIDPSDIGSRIDPVLARSWLLVNGAQPERFEHASHSRADIVVFDIEDAVAPKDKDSARENVVRWMNDGHSDWVRINGFGTPWWAADIDALAKTSLGGIMLAMVESVDHVTETARRLPDVPIVALVETARGLERITEIAAAKGTFRLAFGIGDFRRDTGFGENPSTLAYARSRFTIAAKAANLPSAIDGPTVGSSALKLSEAAAVSAEFGMTGKICLTPDQCATVNEGLSPSQDEISWAREFFAEFEAAGGEIRNGSDLPRIARATKILDLARSYGITSSEYDDDHRPPPTDTFHY, from the coding sequence ATGTACGACACCGATTCCCCCACCGAGATCGATCCCAGCGACATCGGCTCCCGGATCGATCCGGTGCTGGCGCGGAGTTGGCTGCTCGTCAACGGCGCGCAACCCGAACGCTTCGAGCACGCCTCGCATTCGCGCGCCGACATCGTCGTCTTCGACATCGAGGATGCCGTGGCCCCGAAGGACAAGGACTCCGCGCGCGAGAACGTGGTCCGCTGGATGAACGACGGTCACTCGGACTGGGTCCGGATCAACGGCTTCGGCACGCCCTGGTGGGCGGCGGACATCGACGCTCTCGCCAAGACCTCGCTCGGCGGGATCATGCTGGCGATGGTGGAGTCGGTCGACCACGTCACCGAGACCGCACGACGCCTCCCCGACGTCCCGATCGTCGCCTTGGTCGAGACCGCTCGCGGTCTGGAGCGCATCACCGAGATCGCCGCAGCCAAGGGCACCTTCCGGCTGGCCTTCGGCATCGGCGACTTCCGCCGCGACACCGGTTTCGGGGAGAATCCCAGCACGCTGGCCTACGCCCGGTCCCGCTTCACCATCGCGGCCAAGGCCGCGAACCTCCCGTCGGCGATCGACGGCCCGACGGTCGGCTCCAGCGCATTGAAGCTCAGCGAGGCCGCGGCCGTCAGCGCCGAGTTCGGCATGACGGGCAAGATCTGCCTGACGCCGGACCAGTGCGCCACCGTCAACGAGGGTCTGTCCCCGTCCCAGGACGAGATCAGCTGGGCGCGGGAGTTCTTCGCCGAGTTCGAGGCCGCCGGCGGCGAGATCCGCAACGGTTCGGACCTGCCGCGCATCGCGCGGGCGACCAAGATCCTGGACCTGGCGCGGTCGTACGGGATCACGTCGAGCGAGTACGACGACGACCACCGTCCTCCGCCGACCGACACCTTCCACTACTGA